Part of the Spinacia oleracea cultivar Varoflay chromosome 5, BTI_SOV_V1, whole genome shotgun sequence genome, ATGACTGTTATaagaatgaaaataaaatttccatAAGAACATGTACAAAAAGAACATCTACATTCAAATACTTGTAATAGTATAAAATTCTTACGTTGGGCTTCCCTTTCCAAAGGCATAATCCAGTACGCATCGCATGTCCTTTTCCTTTTGATTCAACTGTTCTTCCCCAACCAGTAGGTGTGAATACTGAGTTAAGAAGGGTGACAGTAACTTGAGGGGaacatttttctttctcttaaCAAGTTTAGGTACTTGTACGTTATCTGGATCCTCTTCCTCACTTATGAAAACAAAGACATTATAaagtaaaaagaacatattagcgggaaaaacgaattcagactaacaataaaaagaacaacaaagtgaaaagaaaagaacattttataaatgataatgaaaaataacttgtaataataaacgaaaaataacttataaaataaaatgcaGTAGTCATACTCTATGTTCATAGATGTAGGTGCATTTTCTGGTTGCGAGTACACCGCACTTGGAGTGCTAAAAGAGTGGAAAGAAAAGAATatattactataaataaaaagaacaaaagcgagaaagaaaagaacattaaattgaagattatgaaaattatattttaataaaatacagtAGTCTTACTTCAGGAATATTGATGGAGTTTCCATTTCAGTCTGCGACTCAGCGGCAGTTGGAGTCTTAAACTCGGATTCTTCAGTTCTAACAGTTGGAGACATGGGGTTTCCATCTTCAGCTCCTTTGATTAAACCTTCCATAGTCTGAAACTCGGAGTCTTCAGTTCTAACGGTTGGAGACATTGGTTTTCCATCTTCAGCTCCTTGGATTAAACCTTCCATGCATATCTGATCTCACATTTTCAGGTTCTCTGtgtattacaaaaaaaaaaaaaaacatgttagGAGGAACAAAGAACACAATgagaagaattaaagaacaaaagtgcaatgaaaaagaacatataagttAATATTAAAAGTAGGAAGATATTAAAGTAAATATAGAAAGAACATAAAGAAATATATGAAAGGAACATTCCgaataaaagaaac contains:
- the LOC130461351 gene encoding uncharacterized protein, whose protein sequence is MEGLIQGAEDGKPMSPTVRTEDSEFQTMEGLIKGAEDGNPMSPTVRTEESEFKTPTAAESQTEMETPSIFLNTPSAVYSQPENAPTSMNIDEEEDPDNVQVPKLVKRKKNVPLKLLSPFLTQYSHLLVGEEQLNQKEKDMRCVLDYAFGKGSPT